The DNA region AGCATCACGGTCTGAGAAACTGTCGAACTCAAAAATATAGTTTTTACCCTAAAAGTGATACAGAATTCTACTGAATAAgatgttattattataaaataaaaataaaaatcactagACACCCAAAGAGGCGGCACAAATTATTTGTTCAAGCCACATTACTAACCTGATCCTGGGAAAGATTAAGCAAGGCCTGCTTACTGGTGCCCTCTTTAGTGAATTTATGGCCTACAATTCAATGAAGGGATGACAGGTTAGTAAGCCTGCTTACTGGTACGGTACCCTCAGAAGCACATTAAGAGTTGTATGACAGCAACACATTCAAACTAGAGAACAAAACAAATATACAAAGAATAGCAAGTAGTTTTCTCATTCAAAAGGTCATAGTATGATCAagaaaaaccaaaaccaaatcaGGTATTTATTACCTCAAGAAAAAGGTAAAAGGAGAGAAGTAGCGTAGACAAATAGGAACCTGCTCATTAAGGCAATCATATTGACTAAATTCCATTGCAATAGCATTACTCAACCCATAGACATGACTGAACATTGCAGTTCACCTTAAGGAAGAAAGAGCTTATGAATAAGCACCTTTAATCAGTCTAAACTCCACGTTAAGCTTGGATGATGACTTCGGGTCATTGGGCTTAAACATGAACTTTTCCATGGTCTGCGCAAaagcagaaaaagaaaaagaaaaaataattaatcaattactcTTGATAAAATGCCACATTGGCAAAatctattactccgtaatacacataaaaaaaaatcatatttgtcCAAATCCAGTGAGAACTCAGtcttaaaataaaacatatcatTAGAAAAGAAAGAACCACAATATTTGAGCACGAATCAGCACTTACTTAGTACACTAAATATGTAATTCGTTCCACAATTCCGTTTCTTTGTCTGGTTTAGGTactttttttattcattatattgAATCATTATTAGCTTTGCAACAAATTTGGGCCAAACACAATACGTATGCAGGTGTAGGAGGAAAGTACCATTTTCAAAACGCCAGGGACGCCAGTGTCCTTGACTGATGACTTGTACTTAGCTCGCTTAATCACCTGCTTATCCGCCATTCTTCAAAAATCGGAATGCACTATATGAACTCAAGCACGAATTGATCAGAGCCAACGGAATCAAGCAATTTCGGTACCAAAAAACTCAAGTTCACAACAACTGCGGATCAAAAATTCATGAAAACCGAAGATCAGTAGAAGGTTAGGGCAAAACTCAGGGGAATCACGATTGAGAAGTCCGGATTAGATGAAACCGAGATCTAGGGTTTCTGGCTGAGTGCTGAACAGTGAATAGAAGTTTCTATGAGGGGATATGGGATTTGAAGAGGAAGAATAATGGTGGAAGCGATTGGGTCTTTGCAGTAAAGTTATAGCCTCCGCCAGAGGACCAACCATACAAGGCGCCAACTGAGAACGCTCACTCAGTCGCCGTTCATGcttattatgtatgtatatatatttgtaatttgtaatgtAATATAAATTTGCCAAGTAAAGTTTACAATTTTTACTGTAATATTTAactgattttatttaattaattcattaattaatactccgtaaatgGTTAGTCTACCATTAACGAAAGGAGGTTGTTcgtatttatttgttaaaatttttagagTGTTTGTGTTCCTTTGTTAAGGTTTTGAAAgtcttgttcgtgttcgtttgttaaacATTTAttagtgttcgttaacattTGCAAACACATTTGTGAATATGTTCGTTCATGTTTGTGAATACGTTCATGAATACTTAATAATCAACACATGACCATGTtcatgaataataaataatctatgttcacaaacaacacaataaataaaaaaataacatgcATCCTGGAAGTTGGCAAAAgcaaaatgtaaaaatgacGCACCTCAAATGTTACAAAAACTCACTTTAAATGTtagaatgacgcaccttaagtgttagaataacacaccttaagtggtagaaatattaaaatgacgcaccttcaATGTTAAAAATGACGTACCTTAAGTGTTGAAATGACGAATTTAAGTGTATAATtaacacaccttaagctttgaAAATGCGCACTTTAAATTCCAACAATACCGCAAATTAAGTtatctgtaaaaaaaaaaaaaaacatacgaaaattttaaatttttaaaatttatttattttattttatttttagtaaaaaaaaaaaagagagagaaacatACGAAACAGTGAACACTGGGCTGCAAGTAAACAAGAGTAGTCACTGGTCAGCCCTCCGTCAAATGGAAAAGGATTTCTTTTGCAGTAACAATTTGAGATAAGAAATCATATATGAAGTAGATATCTCCGTATTGAATCCCCTCAAAAGGATCGAAAATCAGTCAAAAGAGATGAAGATCACTGTAATGACAGCTGACGAACAAATCATAACCCTCGATGTCGATCGAGATGAAACTGTAATTGGcttctactcttttttttttttttttccttcttttaaaTTCTTTGCGTACTGAACcctaaattttctattttgccATTCTATCAGGTCGAGAACTTGAAAGCATTACTGGAAGTTGAGGTTCGATTAAAAAcgatgttttttatttttattttttaaatttgttggtTGATTATTCAATGATGTTTATGagtgtttaaatttatttatggaATGAGCAGACGCAGGTGCCGCTTCACCAACAGCAGCTGCTATATAATGGGAAGGAGATTAGAAATGCTGAGAAGCTGAGTGGTCTTGGCGTTAGTGATGGAGATTTGGTGATGATGGTGGCAGGGGTGTCTCAATCTAGGTGCCTAGTTCGCAATTTCACAGTCCATACGGCCTTAGGCTTAGTTTATCTTACTGCCCTGATTGAGAATTATAAAAATCTCCTAGCTTTGTGGTCATTGTGTCTTACCTTTATCCCTCCAAGATGGGCTGCTTACAATTTCATATGTTGTTCAGTGTTACATCATTGTTTCTCTTTTTCGGTAAAGTTGGAATCTTTATGATCGGTGCTGCTATTTTTACCTATTTGACATAAGCTTATCATTGTACAAATCTGTTGTTCAATACTACCTCTTTGTTTATCTTTTTGGACAAAGTTGGAATCTTTATGATTGATGCCGCTGGATTAACATAtttgatataactatataagtttATCATTGTACAGCTATTTAATTGTTGGTGGATGCTTTCTTCTTTCCATAATTGTCATATTTTGAGACTGAGTGTCAATTTAAGGACTATAGGTCTTTATGCAATTGCTTTTTACTAGTATAACCCATAGTTTGACCTATTTTCTTCATCATAACTCTCTTTTTTCTTGACCTTCTACATTGCAAGTATAtatctgtactttcacatgtATTGTACTGACAATAATTAGTACATCTCAGTGCATCTACCAGTGCAATGGGCTTCAATCCAGATGGTTCTGCTGTGAACCCTTCAGCCTTCCAGCAGCATTTACGGAATGATTCCAACTTGATGGCTCAACTGTTCCAGGTGGAATAAATTGGATTTTTCGTTACGAAACTTTTTTTGTACAGCAAACTGATTTAATAGATATAGAACTTATGTCTTTTGGAAGTGGCACCCCTCTTATTTTGAACTATTGTGTTGTTGATTCTATTGCTGCTTCCATGTCTCCTTCAATCATCTTAATGTTAATGAAGGTGAGCAGAATTTGAAATGTGAAAACCAAGTGGTAGCAGTGCTTGATGTCATGTAGTGGACTTTTGTGGGAATAACGGGCTATATGGACAGCTTGAGACTTAATGACTTCATTACTTTGTGCTTCTAAGTAAAATGGGTAGGATATGATATGCTGAAACTAATATACTATACATAATGTTACAACCCCAGAGTGATCCTGAGCTAGCACAAATTGTTCTTGGGAATGATCTCAACAAACTACAAGAAATTCTGCGTCTACGTCATAAACAGAGAGCAGAACTCCTTCGCAGGAAAAATGAGGAGATGGTAGATACATCTTGTATTTATATTCCTTCTTACTGtcttgattttatattttatgaagtTATATATTTGCATCATTATTACCTCAGTATCTAATTCTTGGTAGGTCTCTCAAGTTAAAATGCATTACCTGACTATGTAGTTTTGTTATCCAGGCACTACTTTATGCAGATCCATTTGATGTAGAGGCacaaaagaaaattgaagaagcAATCCGGCAGGTCAGTGCTGCTTCTTTGCCTCTTCTTTCTCATGTGTTTTGGCATCTATTATGCCTTTTATTTACATCCTCCTCATTTGGTTATGAGTGTTTCAATAACAAAATGGGAAATTGCAAAAATTCTGTTTTATATCTCCTTGCTGAGGAAACTTACTTGTCATTTGCTATATCATAAAGACATACTGGTCAATAGTGCCTAAcctttctaaatatataagttGATTTTATCTAGAATAGACTGAAAATTAATGTTGGTTGTTCTTTTAAACGAGTCATTTTTTCCTACAAGCTTCTTTCTGGTAATGTTAATAAGTATTGCAGATGTAACACCCGGTCTTTAGTTTATTGACTCATGACCCGCTAGTCCTTGATTGTTGGTTTATTGACTAATATCTATAATCAGAAGCAAACACATTCTTATTGCTGTCTTAgaaagagtggcattttctttaCTCTTAGGAATGGTAGAGTTGCTATTCTATTTCAGCCACCAGATGCAATGTCTTCATGTTGAAGTCACCCTTTCTTCCCCCCTCCCCCACCAAAACAAAACACTCAAGGGTTTGGATCACTTGAGTGATCTTTCTTACATTCAAGAAATGGAGTGGCAGTATTATGAAAGTCAAAACTCAAGGGTCTTATTGTATATAAGTTTGGGCTTAATTTAGTGGCCAAGTGCTCAACTATGAGATTGATTGTAGTATAAACAACTTTGGGAGTATCCCAGAGATATTGATTCATAGGTAATTGGCGTGTCAAACACTAGTTTGAATCAAGTCATTTTGAATCTAGCCCAATCGTAACATGCAAGTAGATGCACAAAATCAAATACTAACTAGTCATTCAAATACAATTAATGCAAAGCAAGTGAAGAGAGGATGGGGTAGGACTTGTGTGAATATCTAGAGTCTGCTTCCTATGCTAGAATGCTAGTTCATTTCTATTGGTTGTGAGAGACTATGCTCAGGCAATCGTGGCCACACCCATGATCTACTGATATTCTAATAGGCTAGTAACCCTACTTTAAAGATACTAagcaaattcaattttttgttgtcTATCAGCCTTGGGTATTCCCCCCCTCTTtgtatttccaaaaaaaaaaaaaagatactaaGCAAATTAGTACTAAGCATAGAAGAAATCTAAAGATCCACCCTAAATTTCTACCCACTCCTGTGGCACATAAACCTAGCGCTAATCAATTGGTCTCCATGTGATATTTTACCTCTGTGTGTCAAGTGTGTTCTATTCATGCTCAGCTTCCATTGAAACAAATACACAATACAACAAATAGATGCATACAACTTGGTCAATGTCATAcacatcaatatataaaattcacaCGCAACAACcttaagaaaataatcataCCATTCATTAATAATTCAATAGTTCAAGCACATCGATAGATAATCTACACAAATCTTACACCCAAAAGGGTTTAGCTACTCATTGTTtgcaaaaatatcaaaatataaattataaatcaaagtcgcaatataaaaaaataaaaataaaaataaaagagtaagAACAAGGGAAGAGAAAACTCAAGCCTCGTAGTTCGAGATCCTAGTATTTATCCTTGAATCTTGGAGTTCTTGAGCATGCCTTGCCCTCCAATGGTGGAAAACCCCTCTCAACATTCACTCTCTCTAAGATTTTGGTGTTGCAGGGTTGTGGAGTAATGTTCTAGGGCTTTTGAATAAGAGAACTAAATATAGTGGGGCAAAAATAAGGgctaaaatgtaatttttgaaCAACTGAAAAATTGTAGATCTGCGGGTTCTTGCCACATCAAGCAAATGCCTCTACTTTTCAAAACATTCTGCCTCCTCTTGCCATGGCAAGAAGATGCAGTGAGCTGTTCCAACTACTCTAGGTGCACCTCTGACCTCCAAGTTATTTTTTTACCTCTGTAACTTCTAAATTAGACTTTGTAATCTTCATAGGAGTTGTGCTGCAAGTCTGCAACAGTCATTCCAAATTGGACATTTCTATAGtgagatatgatcaaaataatgAGTGGAGGTCATCCTGAATGTAAATTATCTTTGGTTTTCGGCTCTGGACTTGCTCTAAAGGTTTCTTACATCAACTTTTCATTCAGGATAGCCCTAAAGTATCAAAACCATTCAAATCATTCATTGGACCCTCAATAACATAAAATGCAAAGAATTAATTCAATCTAGCACAAAATATACTAGGAACAAGTAAAGAATAAATGCTAAACAAATGCTAAAATGTGTGCATCAGAGATCTATATATACAAAGCACCCTTTTCCAACCTTGCATCATGCAGGAACTTTGGGAGTTCCCACCTTTGCGTCATAATTTGGTCCATTTGGATTTACAGGTAGAAGAACTTGTGTTCCAAGATTACCCATATTACTTCTCATGTTTATTCCTTGCATCTTGCAGAAAAGTATTGATGAGAACTGGGAAGCTGCCTTAGAGCACAATCCTGAAGCTTTTGCAAGGGTGGTATGTGAAACTGAATGATTGCTTCTTAAATGAATGTATAACTTGGCTGCTAGTTACttctattgttgttgttattattattattattattattattattattattattattattatttgtttctttCAGGTCATGTTATATGTTGACATGGAAGTCAATAGTGTCCCTTTAAAGGTATGGAAAGAGGCTTTGCTTGCTTCAGTACTTAAATTAACACACTTGTTTTTACTATGAAAACCACATGCGTAATCTAGTGAGAAGCATATCTTGTCTTTCTAGAGCAGTGAgaatctttttcatttttgtttctgattttgtttttgtttttgtttttaatttcactTCCCAATACAAAACAAATCCTTGTTGGACTGAGTTAGGAATAATAGTCAACTTAGCACGCAGTTTGAGTGTGGCTTGAcaaaaaatatgatttaaaactgcctccttttcttcatttattgttttgttttctgtAATCAATTATTACTGAATTTGACTTTACTCCTTATGTTCAGTTCACTTTGATGCTGCTATGTGTATTTGTGGGTGTGTGCTTGTTCAAACACTTATTTGAGTTCCCCAGAGCTTAAGCATCATTTAGTTTTGagatgtatttttctttttctctttgctTCAGGCCTTTGTGGATAGTGGAGCTCAATCAACAATTATATCAAAAAGCTGTGCTGAACGATGTGGGTATGGTGCACTTTTATTCCTCTCAATGACTTATCCATTCCCATGAAAATGATATAACTTTTTTACTACCAAGCATAATAAACCATGTGATGTTGCTTGTAGAGAAGAGTGAGTCTGAAAGAACTGTGTCTCCTGTGACCATTGTGTGCAGTAGTTCTAATTGGTGTGAATATTTTATGCTCGTGTAGAACTTAAGTATTGTAAGATTTTGTGAAATTTCAGAGACTAATAAACTCACAggaaatttcatttcattttttttcctagttTTGGACTTGTTCTTTCCTCTATGACCTTTGATGAAAGTAGCTTTCTGAAGAGATGGTGTGCTTACGACTTACGTTTTACTATATTATTGCAATTACAAGAAAATAGATACCTATCTAAAAACTTTGGAGTATATGTTACTTCAATTGAAGTGAGAATGAAGATCTGATCTTATTGAATGCTACTTCttgcattttaatttaattatagtttGTGTTCTCTTTCAGATTGTTAAGACTCTTGGATACACGCTATAGGGGTATTGCCCGCGGTGTTGGTCAATCTGAGATACTTGGTCGAATCCATGTGGCTCCAATCAAGGTTTGTAACACTCAAGTTCCTCTATCTGGTTTCTGATGTAACAATTACTCTTCATTTGCATCCTTTTAACGTAATTCAGTGatgttttccttatttttctttttcttttgtcctGGGTTGAAATCAGTAATGTTTTCGAACACATGTATCCATGCTTTTATTGCAAGAATGATGTGAAGAATATTTAGTAATCCTTTTAATTATTTCTGAAAGTGCATAATCATGAGAAAGTATGTTATGAAGAGTTATTTTGGCATGGGGTAATTTGTCTTTTTGAATGAACTCTGGCAGATTGGGTCAGTATTTTACCCTTGTTCCTTTCTGGTTCTGGATTCCCCAAATATGGAATTTCTCTTTGGGCTTGATATGCTTCGTAAACATCAGGTAACTACCATTCTTTCCACTTGGTGTTTAACATATTTACTCGTTCCCGATTCACAtattattaaggcataattactcaAAACCTCATTGCAGTGTATGATTGATCTGAAGGAAAATGTCCTTAGAGTTGGTGGAGGAGAAGTCGCCGTACCATTTCTACATGGTTTATTATGTTCCCCGTCACTTTTCCTTTACTTCTTCAGCAACAACAGCACAGAAATTAAAATTGCTTTGGATTTTCAGTGGCTGAAATAAAATTCTATCATGTTTTTGATGTTTCAGAGAAGGACATTCCATCTCGGTTGCTGGATGAAGAGAGGCATGCCAAGGAGGCTTCTGCTTCTGATGCACAAGTACACAtaatccacacacacacacacacactctctctctctctctctctctctctctctcttcgtTTTTCGCTGAATGAGTTTGAGTAATTTAGATTCTGCCTGTTGAACTGATTTTCGCTGTTTTATAATGTTTAAGGAAACGCTTGGTTCTAAAGGGAAGAGTAATACCCCAACCGGAGGTCCTTCTGGTTAGTGTTTTAATTTATCTTCCAAATTTTGTGACTCTGTAATGCGATTTCTGTCTTAGTAGACATTTCctgaattaaataaaaatataaaattttacacTTATTTTAGCATGGCATAATGAATAACTGGTATACTGTGAACCCATGGTGCACCAAGCTTAAAGTCACTGATGAATATTATTCGTAAATGAGATGACGATTTACATCAAAGGCAATGAACATTTAAACTGCAAATATTTACTGTGATGGCAATGAACACTCTAGTAATGTACATTTGCTTAGGGGATACACTGAGCTTGGTATGCTTGCTGTTGTGATAGAATTTGTGCGTAACAATTGATTactgttaagagtcccacatttaaaaaataagatagaacatatgagtttataacGCCATGAGTTAGATTAGCTAATTGATTTGATTCAGTcatggtttggcccatgtgcattatagcccagttgagttACTTTGGCTCAATCTTAGATTGTATCAGAGCCTATTCGGTCCACTTTGTGTTCAGGGTATTGTTGACGTCTAAGTTTCTTTTGTTGATTGAATTCAGTCTTTTAATGTGTTTTGTAACAATTACATTCTAGAGAGATTCcttgttttaatattttatcaGATTCAGAGATTCCTTATATACTTTTTCGTTGGTTTTAATGAGTGGCAAACTCACACGATTCTTCTGTATTGGCATGCAGGAAGTTCAAGTCAGAGTCCATCCGAGGTAATATGCAGTGGAGTTTTGTATCCATAGCTTTACAATGATGTggatattcattacattttaCAACATGTGATTATTTGAGCAGGGACCTGAATTTGAAGCGAAAGTTACCAAGCTTGTCGAGCTGGGGTTTGGAAGGGCAGCAGTCATACAGGCTTTGAAGTTTTTCGACGGTAATGAAGAACAAGCAGCTGCCTATCTTTTTGGTGGTTGACGGGCAACTTTATTCTTGTACACCAATCGCTTGTTTGATCAAAGGGTCGAAAGAACTTTTGCCGGTGTGACCCTCCATGAAGCAGGCCGGGAAGCTTGAGTGGAAAAACGAGAATTAGTTATCGTTTTTGCTTTTTTATGCTGTTGGTTATTCTTTCTATGGATCATGTTATTGCAGCAGTTATAAGATTTACAGATTCGAATGTCTTTCCAGCTTGTGTGTTTGGTTGTAAATGTCCTTTTCTCCCTGTGGAATCCTAAGGATGCTCTGAAGGCTTGAAATGAACGGACCAGATTACGCAACAAAGTGTTGATAATGCTGATAGTCTTTCTTTTTATGGAATGAGAATCCAGAAAGACAGGTTctaataatatttgaaaatattttgtgtaATCTCATTTTATACTCCCAATTTGTACTCTCTCTTACatgcttttgagttttgatgAAGACACTTTTCTGTAAGTTTACATAACGAACACATAACCTAAACCACACATGGTCACATATAGCCAtgtttagtaatataattaacttatcagtcaattttgacttgattaaaaagttaatatgaatgtttggttaatcaattttttataataatttattattttaaaatgctaaaattcaaaaaattgctcaaaacagttatttcaattaatttttataaattaaccTCTAAAGGTCATTAGACTTGTAATCATACCAACTGAtcgttaatttaccaaacatctttttataaTCAACTAATGTATTTGCCAAAGTGCCAAACACTCCCATTATTCTTTCAAATACGgagcatatatataaacactcccatttttcctttttaaatttggaaaaagtgtcaaataagccactgaacttatcacttttgtgcaattgggccattaaacttaaaaagtgtgcaatttaaccatcaaacaagcaaaatttgtgcaattggaccatttttaccaaattttttaattcaatttgagttaaaaacatttcaatattgactcccaagtagtatggtagaagaaaatgtcactctcaatacatatatgttagtaatataattggattttaccagaaaatttttgtaaaaatggtccaattgcacaaattttgttgGTTTGATGGTTTAATtgtacactttttaagttcaatggcccaattacacaaaagaaataagttcagtgacctgtttgacactttttccttcaAATTTTAATACATGGAGTGTGTGTTCGTGTGAAGATATATATGAGGTGTTTTCCGGCGAGGGTTATGCACCGGAAACTCGCAAACCTGGGAAAGCACGGAGAGGTAACGTTGGAGAGGATTTTCGATTGCATCCATGAAATCACCACGGCTCTCGCCTTCTCTAGGATGATCCACTCAGCGTATCGTGCCCAAACCACTTCGTGCATCGCCCAATGGCGGATCGACAACCTCGCCGTCTGCACATACCGCAACTCGGAACCTTTCAAGATCGGTAGATGGAATTGGTCAGTCTCTCTACTGCT from Ipomoea triloba cultivar NCNSP0323 chromosome 6, ASM357664v1 includes:
- the LOC116021835 gene encoding protein DNA-DAMAGE INDUCIBLE 1-like; this translates as MKITVMTADEQIITLDVDRDETVENLKALLEVETQVPLHQQQLLYNGKEIRNAEKLSGLGVSDGDLVMMVAGVSQSSASTSAMGFNPDGSAVNPSAFQQHLRNDSNLMAQLFQSDPELAQIVLGNDLNKLQEILRLRHKQRAELLRRKNEEMALLYADPFDVEAQKKIEEAIRQKSIDENWEAALEHNPEAFARVVMLYVDMEVNSVPLKAFVDSGAQSTIISKSCAERCGLLRLLDTRYRGIARGVGQSEILGRIHVAPIKIGSVFYPCSFLVLDSPNMEFLFGLDMLRKHQCMIDLKENVLRVGGGEVAVPFLHEKDIPSRLLDEERHAKEASASDAQETLGSKGKSNTPTGGPSGSSSQSPSEGPEFEAKVTKLVELGFGRAAVIQALKFFDGNEEQAAAYLFGG